The following proteins are encoded in a genomic region of Ornithinibacillus sp. 4-3:
- the cas4 gene encoding CRISPR-associated protein Cas4, which yields MMDSNQHSFMISGIQHFEFCPRQWALIHIEQAWEENVLTVEGNLLHSKVDDPFIREKRGDILFVRALKVHSTSLPIHGVCDMVEFHYDKNGITLYGEEGKYKVLPVEYKRGKPKRHQADILQTTAQVICLEEMFQTTIEEVAFYYHEIRHRDNIIITKEHREKVIKMIEQMKNYYARRHTPKVKTGKHCKQCSLNNICLPELLNKETAMSYVQRMLKE from the coding sequence ATGATGGACTCTAACCAACATTCATTTATGATCTCAGGCATACAACATTTTGAATTTTGTCCGAGACAATGGGCTTTAATCCATATTGAACAAGCTTGGGAAGAAAATGTGTTAACTGTTGAAGGTAACCTATTACATTCTAAAGTTGATGATCCTTTTATTCGCGAAAAAAGAGGAGATATTTTATTTGTAAGAGCTCTCAAAGTGCATTCTACATCATTGCCTATTCATGGGGTCTGTGACATGGTTGAATTTCATTATGATAAGAATGGAATTACTTTGTATGGAGAAGAAGGAAAATATAAAGTTTTACCAGTTGAGTATAAACGAGGAAAACCAAAGAGGCATCAAGCGGATATTTTGCAGACAACCGCTCAAGTAATTTGTTTAGAGGAAATGTTCCAGACCACAATAGAAGAAGTCGCTTTTTACTATCATGAGATTCGTCACAGAGATAATATTATTATCACAAAGGAACATAGAGAAAAAGTAATCAAAATGATAGAGCAAATGAAAAACTATTATGCGCGACGCCATACACCTAAAGTAAAAACAGGAAAACATTGTAAGCAATGCTCTTTAAACAACATATGTTTACCAGAATTGTTAAATAAAGAGACTGCCATGTCATATGTGCAGAGGATGTTAAAAGAATGA
- the cas2 gene encoding CRISPR-associated endonuclease Cas2, whose translation MLILVTYDVSIETDGGKKRLRKVAKICEDYGIRVQNSVFECNIDSAQYVMLKNKLSEIINFSHDSLRFYRLGENYKTKVEHLGANDSIVVDEPLIF comes from the coding sequence TTGTTAATACTTGTAACATATGATGTATCTATAGAAACCGATGGTGGGAAGAAGCGATTAAGAAAGGTTGCCAAGATTTGTGAAGATTATGGAATACGTGTGCAAAATTCTGTGTTCGAATGTAACATTGACTCTGCACAATATGTAATGTTGAAAAATAAACTATCGGAAATCATTAACTTTAGCCATGATAGTTTACGTTTCTATAGATTAGGAGAAAATTATAAAACAAAAGTAGAACATCTTGGAGCAAATGATTCAATTGTTGTTGATGAACCTCTGATTTTTTAA
- the cas7c gene encoding type I-C CRISPR-associated protein Cas7/Csd2, with protein MTLQNKIDFAVVFTVDKANPNGDPLNGNRPRQDYEGHGEVSDVAIKRKIRNRLLDEGESIFVQSDEKRNDEYRSLKDRADSIDELKKILNNAKGDEDLATKIATENWYDVRAFGQVFAFKNTKMAIGIRGPVSIHTATSIEPVDITSMQITKSVNSTTNTTSPGQKTSDTMGMKHRVDFGVYKFYGSINPQLAEKTGFTKEDAEKLKQALISLFANDASSARPDGSMEVNKVIWWEHNSKLGQYSSAKVHRSLTVKRKTEEVATSFEEDYEVKVTPLENLEFEIYDGL; from the coding sequence ATGACATTACAAAATAAGATTGATTTTGCTGTAGTATTTACAGTAGATAAAGCCAATCCCAATGGAGATCCATTGAATGGAAACCGCCCTCGTCAAGATTATGAAGGACATGGAGAAGTTTCTGATGTAGCGATAAAAAGGAAAATCAGAAATCGTTTATTAGATGAAGGAGAATCTATTTTTGTACAATCTGATGAGAAAAGAAATGATGAATATAGAAGCTTGAAAGATAGAGCTGATTCTATAGATGAGTTGAAGAAAATATTAAATAATGCTAAGGGGGATGAAGACTTAGCTACAAAAATTGCAACAGAAAATTGGTATGATGTTCGAGCGTTTGGACAGGTATTTGCATTTAAAAATACAAAGATGGCTATAGGAATTCGGGGACCGGTGTCGATTCATACAGCAACAAGTATTGAACCAGTTGATATTACGAGCATGCAAATTACTAAGAGCGTAAATTCTACAACGAATACAACAAGTCCAGGACAGAAAACTTCCGATACAATGGGAATGAAACATCGTGTGGATTTCGGAGTATATAAATTTTATGGAAGTATTAATCCCCAACTTGCTGAAAAAACAGGATTTACAAAAGAAGATGCTGAAAAGTTAAAACAAGCACTTATTTCGTTATTTGCAAACGATGCATCTTCAGCGAGACCAGATGGTTCCATGGAAGTGAATAAGGTTATTTGGTGGGAACATAATTCCAAGCTAGGTCAATATTCCTCGGCAAAGGTGCACCGTTCTTTAACAGTCAAACGCAAGACAGAAGAAGTTGCTACTTCATTTGAAGAAGACTATGAAGTTAAAGTGACACCTTTAGAAAATCTAGAGTTTGAAATATATGATGGACTCTAA
- the cas1c gene encoding type I-C CRISPR-associated endonuclease Cas1c has translation MKKLLNVLYVTIPNSYLALKGENINVLQEGNSIGRVPLHNLEGICAFGYQGVSPALMEKCVNDGIGLVFFTKQGRFQAKVSGPVNGNVTLRKTQYRYSDDEDKSLEIAKMMILGKVYNARKNMERLKRDHALRINYDNIGSTIERLKVLEQDVLYHTNDLESLRGFEGQAATIYFSQWNEWILNQKEAFFYRERTRRPPLDPLNALLSFAYTLLTRECASALEGVGLDSYVGFLHRDRPGRVSLALDLMEELRPVLADRFVIKLINQKQIKKNDFHVQENSAVILKEDALKKFIKYWQEEKEKTVQHPFLKLKVKKGLLPHVQSLLLARFLRGDLDTYPPYLMR, from the coding sequence ATGAAAAAATTATTAAACGTACTATATGTTACTATTCCAAATAGCTATTTGGCTTTAAAAGGTGAGAATATTAATGTGTTACAAGAAGGAAATTCAATAGGGCGTGTACCATTACATAATTTAGAGGGGATTTGTGCTTTTGGTTATCAAGGAGTTAGTCCAGCATTGATGGAGAAATGTGTAAATGATGGTATTGGACTTGTTTTTTTCACTAAACAAGGAAGATTTCAAGCAAAAGTTAGTGGCCCTGTAAATGGTAATGTTACACTGAGAAAAACACAATATCGCTATTCTGATGATGAAGATAAAAGTTTAGAAATAGCTAAAATGATGATTTTAGGAAAAGTTTATAATGCAAGAAAGAATATGGAGAGATTAAAAAGAGACCATGCACTTCGGATTAACTATGATAATATTGGTAGCACGATTGAACGTTTAAAAGTATTAGAACAGGATGTTCTGTATCATACCAATGACTTAGAATCTTTAAGAGGATTTGAAGGACAAGCTGCAACGATTTATTTTAGTCAATGGAATGAATGGATTTTAAATCAAAAAGAGGCTTTCTTTTATAGAGAACGTACTAGAAGACCTCCATTAGATCCTCTAAATGCATTACTTTCTTTTGCATATACTTTGTTGACAAGAGAATGTGCATCAGCTTTGGAAGGAGTAGGACTAGATTCATATGTCGGATTCCTACATCGTGACCGTCCAGGAAGAGTGTCTTTGGCGTTGGATTTAATGGAAGAATTGAGACCAGTATTAGCTGATCGCTTTGTAATTAAACTGATTAATCAGAAGCAAATAAAGAAAAATGATTTTCATGTACAAGAAAATAGTGCAGTTATATTGAAAGAAGATGCGCTAAAAAAATTCATTAAATATTGGCAAGAAGAAAAAGAGAAGACGGTACAACATCCATTTTTAAAACTTAAAGTAAAAAAAGGATTATTACCTCATGTACAATCATTGCTATTAGCGAGATTTTTACGTGGAGATTTAGATACATATCCACCTTATCTTATGAGATAG